In a single window of the Anaerocolumna cellulosilytica genome:
- a CDS encoding N-acetylmuramoyl-L-alanine amidase, with protein MIVIRCRKNQLYYKSEEKKFLWSRIISIVTMLALLCFLPISQADAAAGLSLYNYQTKKNFNYTDKQVVYTYNGKRIATKTPGIIMDGSSMAPFKDIFVNSEIKMKYNLDEKKGKLTLSSGDTVMVLTLGSKSVLLNGKKVTAPYAPVKIKYNAQKSSKILVPARFIAEAFGYSYQWNSSTSIASISGGIRLNYGGEDVNYTSTQGKVTFDGTEIPLNSIPVMVVDDTALLPAWRVFAKSSMKVGYTYNQDTEEVTLKKGDVTIQLTIGSKTAYVNGKAKTLDTVPLFVTNLSSKETSVMVPGNFVATNLGFAYSWNYGVKTSQITTKKVTDGNTGTDNGTDNGTGNGGNNGSNTGGHTGNIEMPDTTLFQWGVLPELLESYTAASNVVNITEISQDMASSAYIESVSLTQILSAATRKEIYTIKSASPISKTTIKEEGNILKLLVNNAYINTATYNLGGILAGEFNGVYHAIENNSELSFKLSSTDTKYEVNLSEDKCTMTVTLYPNYVNAITAGRKNNEEFVTITAMEDISVTLAESGNYLIMQLPFTVNGMGNKNTDSSLEGIKAVSVTGVNDYTTSITIDKAIGYDYRVERNENSYTVYLTKSSSSENGGETEENTESALQFKLPADILFGDIATEDRYRYYQNKIAIILPGNQVQFYDKNPVTVSSGVIQDVTVSYVNNQTEIVIETSKLQGFKLSETQNGVTVKLGDPRDIYQNIVLLDPGHGGNAAGATRTLDGVKIMEKDLNMQILYNLAQKYFNAPDSPIKIYYTRYGDEVRYSNTTTENYDRAAQAKRIGADLYVSLHMNSFTTATPVGTEVYYNSQNNKTVASGLTSKKLAEMLQKALTANLGTVSRGVKDKSLIVTRENSVPAVLIELGFMSNQQELALLNTPEFQEKAAKTIYDTICQVFVEYPTGR; from the coding sequence TTGATAGTAATCAGGTGTAGAAAAAATCAATTATATTACAAAAGTGAAGAAAAAAAATTTTTATGGTCCAGAATCATCAGCATAGTAACTATGCTGGCGCTGCTCTGTTTTTTACCCATATCCCAGGCAGATGCGGCAGCGGGTCTGTCGTTGTATAATTACCAGACTAAGAAGAATTTTAATTATACGGATAAACAGGTAGTATATACTTACAATGGTAAGAGGATTGCTACTAAAACGCCCGGTATTATTATGGATGGTTCTTCTATGGCTCCTTTTAAGGATATCTTTGTGAATTCTGAAATTAAAATGAAATATAATCTTGATGAAAAGAAGGGTAAACTGACGTTATCCTCCGGGGACACAGTTATGGTTTTGACTCTGGGCAGTAAATCAGTTCTATTAAATGGAAAAAAGGTTACAGCACCTTATGCACCTGTTAAAATAAAATATAATGCGCAAAAGTCATCCAAAATATTAGTTCCGGCTAGATTTATAGCAGAGGCTTTTGGGTATTCCTATCAGTGGAACAGCAGCACTTCTATAGCATCCATATCAGGTGGAATTCGGTTAAATTATGGGGGAGAAGATGTTAATTATACCAGCACACAGGGAAAAGTAACTTTTGACGGTACGGAGATTCCATTAAACAGTATACCGGTAATGGTGGTTGACGATACGGCTTTACTTCCGGCATGGAGGGTATTTGCAAAATCTTCTATGAAGGTTGGATATACATACAATCAGGATACTGAAGAAGTGACCTTAAAAAAGGGTGATGTAACAATTCAGTTAACCATCGGAAGTAAGACTGCTTATGTTAATGGGAAAGCAAAAACTCTGGATACAGTACCGTTATTTGTAACCAACTTATCAAGTAAGGAAACCAGTGTTATGGTACCAGGTAATTTTGTGGCAACTAATCTAGGCTTTGCTTATAGTTGGAATTATGGTGTTAAGACCTCACAGATTACAACGAAAAAAGTAACGGACGGAAATACAGGAACAGATAACGGAACAGATAACGGAACAGGTAACGGTGGAAACAATGGTTCTAATACTGGGGGACATACCGGTAACATAGAAATGCCTGATACGACTCTATTCCAATGGGGAGTATTACCCGAACTGCTGGAAAGTTATACAGCTGCCAGTAACGTGGTCAATATTACTGAAATTTCTCAGGATATGGCAAGTTCCGCTTATATAGAATCTGTTTCTTTAACACAGATATTAAGTGCTGCCACCAGGAAAGAAATATATACAATTAAGTCAGCTTCTCCCATCAGCAAAACAACTATAAAGGAAGAAGGGAATATTCTTAAACTTCTAGTGAATAATGCTTATATAAATACTGCAACCTATAATCTGGGAGGTATTTTAGCTGGAGAATTTAACGGTGTATATCATGCAATTGAGAACAACAGTGAATTAAGCTTTAAATTATCCAGTACTGATACGAAATATGAAGTAAATTTGTCGGAAGATAAGTGTACTATGACAGTAACCCTTTATCCGAATTACGTGAATGCAATAACCGCAGGACGAAAGAACAACGAAGAATTTGTTACGATTACAGCAATGGAAGATATCTCAGTTACACTGGCAGAAAGTGGTAATTATCTGATAATGCAGCTTCCTTTCACTGTAAACGGTATGGGGAATAAGAATACGGACTCTTCGCTTGAAGGTATAAAAGCAGTCAGTGTTACAGGGGTAAATGATTACACGACCAGTATAACCATTGATAAAGCGATAGGCTATGATTATCGTGTCGAAAGAAATGAAAATAGTTATACCGTATATTTAACTAAGTCATCTTCTTCTGAAAACGGTGGAGAAACAGAAGAAAATACAGAAAGTGCCCTGCAATTTAAACTGCCGGCAGACATTTTATTCGGTGATATTGCGACCGAAGACAGGTACCGTTATTATCAAAATAAAATTGCAATTATTCTTCCTGGAAATCAGGTGCAGTTTTACGATAAAAACCCTGTAACGGTATCTTCTGGTGTTATACAGGATGTAACGGTATCCTATGTTAACAACCAGACAGAAATCGTTATAGAAACCTCAAAACTTCAAGGGTTTAAGCTTTCTGAGACACAAAATGGTGTTACAGTAAAACTGGGTGATCCAAGAGACATATACCAGAATATTGTACTGTTAGATCCAGGTCATGGTGGAAATGCAGCAGGTGCAACCCGTACTTTAGACGGCGTAAAGATCATGGAAAAAGACTTAAATATGCAGATATTATATAACCTTGCCCAAAAGTATTTTAATGCCCCAGACTCCCCAATCAAAATATACTATACCAGATATGGGGATGAAGTGAGATATTCTAACACTACTACAGAAAATTATGATAGGGCGGCACAGGCAAAACGTATCGGAGCTGATTTGTATGTAAGTCTTCATATGAATTCCTTTACAACTGCAACGCCGGTGGGAACAGAAGTGTACTATAACTCCCAAAATAATAAGACTGTTGCCAGTGGACTTACCAGTAAAAAGCTAGCTGAAATGCTGCAGAAGGCTCTAACAGCAAATCTTGGAACAGTGAGCCGTGGAGTGAAAGATAAATCCCTTATCGTAACCAGAGAAAATTCGGTTCCAGCAGTATTGATTGAATTGGGATTCATGTCGAACCAACAGGAATTGGCTTTATTAAATACTCCGGAATTCCAGGAAAAAGCCGCAAAGACCATATATGATACAATATGTCAGGTGTTTGTAGAATATCCGACAGGAAGATAG
- a CDS encoding DUF998 domain-containing protein yields MKLIKYFIPLGMIGVFFYFAHVITGELLWKEYNPITMDISSLTADGAPNYKLLRIINFPYGVFYVLFAFGMVLKSLRSSNRILKTGFIFLLVMEVISILGYALFPLTGDKSEMNFQNSMHLAVTALVVFTTIASGFCIAIGYRKFGKTRTIGNLTLLLAVLITVFGSLNPINMAMDLNILGLTERLCIYTVQVFIFVLSYYNTFIQKEI; encoded by the coding sequence ATGAAATTAATAAAATACTTCATTCCTCTTGGTATGATTGGCGTATTCTTTTATTTTGCCCATGTCATAACAGGCGAGCTGCTTTGGAAGGAATATAATCCCATAACTATGGATATCAGCTCTCTGACGGCAGACGGAGCTCCTAACTACAAACTATTGCGAATTATTAATTTTCCCTATGGCGTTTTTTATGTTTTATTTGCTTTTGGTATGGTACTAAAATCCCTGCGTAGTTCCAACCGCATTTTAAAAACCGGCTTTATATTTCTGTTAGTCATGGAAGTCATTTCTATTCTTGGTTATGCCTTATTCCCTCTTACCGGAGACAAAAGCGAGATGAATTTTCAAAACAGTATGCATTTGGCAGTTACCGCACTCGTTGTCTTTACTACCATAGCCTCTGGTTTTTGTATAGCTATTGGTTATCGAAAATTCGGAAAAACCCGGACTATTGGTAATCTCACTTTACTTTTAGCTGTTTTAATTACGGTATTCGGAAGCCTGAATCCTATAAATATGGCCATGGATTTAAATATTCTAGGTCTAACAGAACGGCTATGTATATACACGGTTCAAGTATTTATCTTTGTTTTATCCTATTATAATACCTTTATACAAAAAGAAATCTAG
- a CDS encoding DUF1576 domain-containing protein, with amino-acid sequence MFLGYDLSFTGIIISVLFSTTLAPIAGNYGPVAGFLAGVFHMILVTNVGIIHGRINLYNNGVFTLYYGSITGLPEICNRYKI; translated from the coding sequence TTGTTTTTGGGGTATGATCTGAGCTTTACAGGTATTATTATTTCAGTTCTGTTTTCAACAACCTTAGCACCAATCGCAGGAAATTATGGACCGGTTGCAGGGTTTTTAGCCGGTGTTTTTCATATGATTCTCGTTACAAATGTGGGTATTATACATGGGAGAATTAATCTTTATAATAATGGAGTTTTTACTCTTTATTATGGCAGTATCACAGGCTTACCTGAGATATGCAATAGGTATAAAATATGA
- a CDS encoding DUF4430 domain-containing protein, whose product MRKRVFVTLIILLSVFGLCACSEKVKEGNDNEGKDSSATNDEIIKEKSDYSSVADPSENVSLEEKRIIQDQSFKVELGDWGNVRFVSYEPDNSIGFEDVSFFLTKEDMVIYSFPYYCENNSTENYVGLFDSVAAVDFCDVNNDNIKDVIVIINYVTGAGPQGMTPRPRARIFLADNQKFNQEFTLATDLIDDITNNMEEKELTIAAICEYLKNKSTITQAVEQVTPKPSEEEKSNDIEITLNIYNMNKEAIYSEKVKTEKTNLLEIMSNIDALKMETEDSEGGKFIVSIMDISYDYGQYWNCYINGESLLENISLYEMKDNDVVDLRYEKTGK is encoded by the coding sequence ATGAGAAAAAGAGTGTTTGTGACATTAATAATATTATTATCGGTTTTTGGACTATGTGCATGTTCTGAAAAGGTGAAGGAAGGGAATGATAACGAGGGGAAAGACTCTTCGGCAACCAATGATGAAATCATAAAAGAAAAGTCAGATTATTCTTCTGTTGCTGACCCTAGCGAGAATGTTTCTCTTGAAGAGAAACGAATTATACAAGATCAATCATTTAAGGTAGAACTGGGTGATTGGGGAAACGTAAGGTTTGTTTCATATGAACCAGATAACAGTATTGGTTTTGAAGATGTTTCATTTTTCTTAACGAAAGAGGATATGGTTATCTATTCTTTCCCTTACTACTGTGAAAATAACAGTACGGAGAATTATGTGGGTCTTTTTGACAGTGTGGCAGCTGTAGATTTTTGTGATGTGAACAACGATAATATCAAAGATGTAATTGTCATAATTAATTATGTCACAGGGGCTGGGCCTCAAGGTATGACTCCGCGCCCCAGAGCCAGAATATTCTTAGCAGACAATCAAAAATTCAATCAAGAATTTACTCTGGCAACGGACTTGATTGATGATATCACAAACAATATGGAGGAAAAGGAGCTTACAATTGCTGCAATATGTGAATATTTAAAAAACAAGTCAACTATTACTCAAGCTGTGGAGCAAGTTACTCCAAAGCCTTCCGAAGAAGAAAAAAGCAATGATATTGAAATAACGTTAAATATTTATAATATGAATAAAGAAGCCATTTACAGCGAGAAAGTGAAAACCGAAAAGACTAATTTGCTTGAAATAATGAGCAATATTGACGCTCTAAAGATGGAAACAGAAGACAGTGAGGGCGGTAAGTTTATCGTTTCAATTATGGATATTTCATATGATTACGGACAATATTGGAATTGCTACATAAACGGAGAAAGCTTGTTAGAGAACATTAGCTTATATGAAATGAAAGATAACGATGTTGTGGACTTGCGTTATGAAAAAACAGGAAAATGA
- a CDS encoding DDE-type integrase/transposase/recombinase: MASITQDMRYRLSLIKYAEKFGVTKAAIKYKTNRQYIYRWKRRFDGSIESLRELSRRPHSHPNQHSEAEIKLIHDMRRRNPHEGLVVFWVKLMQRGYKRSIPGLYRFLRKGKLMAIKPANPKYIPKPYEQMKYPGQRVQVDVKHVPAACIVGDAKGQKFYQYTAIDEYSRFRFVEAFNESSTYTSTQFLEHLVNAFPMPIECIQTDNGFEFTKRFGSHKLDPSLFEKKLQSLGIRHKLIRPFTPRHNGKVERSHRKDNERFYATHSFFSFDDFSKQLNIYNRRDYNNFPMRPLGWKAPRTTLINFLKYGVTYV, encoded by the coding sequence ATGGCTAGTATAACACAGGATATGAGATATCGTCTATCATTAATTAAATATGCTGAGAAATTTGGTGTAACCAAGGCTGCTATCAAGTACAAAACCAACCGGCAATACATTTACCGCTGGAAACGCCGCTTTGATGGCTCTATCGAGTCTTTACGAGAGCTATCCCGTAGACCTCATTCACACCCAAACCAACATTCTGAAGCTGAAATAAAACTTATTCATGATATGCGGCGACGTAATCCACACGAAGGCCTTGTTGTTTTCTGGGTGAAACTTATGCAACGTGGATATAAAAGATCTATCCCTGGTTTATACCGCTTTCTTAGAAAAGGAAAACTAATGGCTATCAAGCCAGCTAACCCTAAATATATTCCAAAACCTTATGAGCAGATGAAGTACCCCGGACAGCGCGTTCAAGTCGACGTAAAGCACGTTCCGGCGGCTTGTATTGTCGGTGATGCAAAAGGCCAGAAATTCTATCAATATACTGCAATTGATGAGTACTCCAGATTTCGTTTTGTAGAAGCTTTTAATGAATCCAGTACCTATACTTCTACTCAATTCCTGGAACATCTAGTTAATGCCTTTCCTATGCCTATTGAGTGTATTCAAACAGATAATGGATTTGAATTTACAAAAAGATTTGGTAGCCACAAGCTAGATCCTTCCCTGTTTGAAAAGAAGTTACAATCCTTAGGGATAAGACATAAACTAATCCGTCCATTTACACCAAGGCATAATGGGAAAGTGGAGCGTAGCCATCGCAAGGACAATGAACGTTTTTATGCTACACATAGTTTCTTTTCTTTTGATGACTTTTCAAAACAGCTAAATATATATAACCGAAGGGATTATAACAACTTTCCGATGAGACCTCTAGGCTGGAAAGCTCCTAGAACTACTCTCATTAATTTCTTGAAGTATGGTGTAACATATGTTTGA
- a CDS encoding DUF1576 domain-containing protein: protein MITDFTHLVGYGVTFINMSLIGFLSLVYVLMIGGVVNGPVLAGIFTVIGFGAFGKHLKNSLPVVIGELLLLCFWGMI from the coding sequence TTGATTACAGACTTTACCCATTTAGTCGGCTACGGAGTAACCTTTATCAATATGTCACTCATTGGTTTCCTGAGTCTGGTATATGTTCTAATGATAGGAGGAGTCGTAAACGGACCTGTATTAGCAGGTATTTTTACCGTAATTGGTTTTGGTGCTTTCGGAAAGCATTTAAAGAACTCACTTCCGGTTGTTATTGGAGAATTGTTACTGCTTTGTTTTTGGGGTATGATCTGA
- a CDS encoding alpha/beta hydrolase family protein: MKDFITKFVQIKHHGRKIHGISYMPNKQEKVPVVIFSHGFNGTNSSFIMHSEYLATNGIGAYCFDFCGGSVNSKSDLKTSEMTIFTEKEDLCAVIDTIKNWENVDCNNIFLFGESQGGFVTALAAEEYAEEIKGVLLLFPAFCIADNWNERFPTLKSIPDKHELWGVTLGRQFFESIHGYHIFEHIGRFHKNVLIFHGDQDEIVALEYGKRAAALYPHADIEIFQGEGHGFSEVSNKRVAEMTCDFVKANS, from the coding sequence ATGAAAGATTTTATTACAAAATTTGTACAAATTAAGCATCATGGCCGGAAAATTCACGGAATTTCCTACATGCCGAATAAACAGGAAAAAGTTCCTGTAGTAATCTTCAGCCATGGTTTTAACGGAACGAATTCCAGTTTTATCATGCATAGTGAATATCTGGCAACTAACGGAATAGGTGCGTACTGCTTTGATTTTTGCGGTGGTTCTGTAAATTCAAAAAGTGACCTTAAGACCAGTGAAATGACTATATTCACAGAGAAAGAAGATTTGTGTGCAGTAATTGATACCATAAAAAATTGGGAGAATGTTGACTGCAATAATATATTTTTATTCGGAGAAAGTCAGGGAGGTTTTGTAACAGCATTAGCAGCAGAAGAGTATGCCGAGGAAATCAAAGGCGTTTTATTGCTATTTCCCGCGTTTTGTATCGCAGATAATTGGAATGAAAGGTTTCCTACATTGAAGAGTATTCCGGACAAACATGAATTATGGGGAGTAACACTTGGCAGACAATTTTTTGAATCAATTCATGGATATCATATATTTGAACATATTGGAAGATTTCATAAAAATGTACTTATTTTTCATGGCGACCAGGATGAAATTGTTGCACTTGAGTATGGGAAACGAGCAGCAGCGTTATATCCTCATGCTGACATCGAGATATTTCAGGGAGAAGGCCATGGGTTTTCAGAAGTTAGTAATAAAAGAGTAGCGGAGATGACTTGTGACTTTGTAAAAGCAAATTCTTGA
- a CDS encoding PspC domain-containing protein produces the protein MKKRLYRIREGKMIAGVCGGIAKYFDVNPKVIRLLWAMFFAVYGSGLVAYILFSIFVPKEL, from the coding sequence ATGAAAAAAAGATTATATAGGATTCGAGAAGGAAAAATGATTGCCGGTGTTTGTGGCGGTATTGCCAAATACTTTGATGTAAACCCCAAAGTGATACGGCTGCTTTGGGCGATGTTTTTTGCAGTATACGGTAGCGGACTTGTGGCCTATATTCTGTTTTCGATATTTGTACCGAAAGAGCTATAA
- a CDS encoding zinc ribbon domain-containing protein, producing the protein MKVCTYCGTDSADNAVICKSCGTTEFYNKCNSCGFKFTGSVCPECGSIISGTGRACAVCGHITDDLICPYCETDLSGKKQGIKQMKKNGRRKAILLVSVLFFLGVLILSNLSKYRLVETREILYDMGVVHTTNHPKYFSEYENALAFWKGNDYVKVIKKGELLTNGSALLVMTSNTEETISDIRINLSGYSSEKEPLTVKDILKVICEYIPYNIIYKYYTFDKAFYEIIKAGEYEKYYYLWVLNERGKEEIQNGNKVLSDKLAFEIIYDKEEGWNIQIGALSYDENEDSISVQEWDIDILDYFPK; encoded by the coding sequence ATGAAAGTATGTACATATTGTGGTACAGACTCAGCAGATAATGCAGTTATCTGCAAAAGCTGTGGCACCACAGAGTTTTACAATAAATGTAACAGTTGTGGTTTTAAGTTTACGGGAAGTGTATGTCCGGAATGTGGGAGTATCATAAGTGGTACGGGGAGAGCTTGCGCGGTCTGCGGACACATAACGGACGATTTAATATGCCCTTATTGTGAAACTGATTTAAGTGGAAAAAAGCAGGGAATTAAACAGATGAAAAAAAATGGAAGAAGAAAGGCTATATTACTCGTGTCGGTATTATTTTTCCTTGGTGTTTTGATACTCAGTAATCTAAGCAAATACAGACTGGTTGAAACAAGGGAAATCTTGTACGATATGGGAGTAGTTCATACAACCAACCACCCAAAATATTTTTCGGAATATGAAAATGCTTTGGCGTTTTGGAAGGGGAATGATTATGTCAAGGTTATAAAAAAAGGAGAACTTTTAACGAATGGCAGCGCGCTTTTGGTTATGACAAGCAATACAGAAGAAACTATATCAGATATTCGCATAAATTTGTCTGGTTATTCAAGTGAAAAGGAGCCTTTAACAGTAAAGGATATACTGAAAGTTATATGTGAATACATACCTTACAATATCATATATAAATATTATACTTTTGACAAAGCTTTTTATGAAATTATTAAAGCAGGTGAATATGAAAAGTATTATTATCTTTGGGTACTGAATGAGAGAGGAAAGGAGGAAATACAAAACGGCAATAAGGTACTAAGTGATAAGCTGGCCTTTGAGATTATCTATGATAAAGAAGAAGGCTGGAACATACAGATTGGTGCACTTTCTTATGATGAAAATGAAGATTCTATCTCTGTTCAAGAGTGGGATATTGACATTTTAGATTATTTTCCTAAATAA
- a CDS encoding PilZ domain-containing protein has protein sequence MKLIDIIEKSNLELHFKYNNKKYYLNMNLYKVLEERVLLRVVDYKGKTINDSIFQSPVLIYKSTDGVFKFTDITIHQTYYHGLPMYAVDGLVEAKKDNRRGAYRVTICEHRKLRVTTTAGKIIETSGFLKDISMTGMGLILDDKKEDINTIELSLDVAKNDEVKVTSEVVHIIELPKHKGYLYGCRFYNPKESLGRYIIKRQARKQTK, from the coding sequence ATGAAATTAATTGATATAATTGAAAAAAGCAATTTAGAGCTTCATTTTAAATATAACAATAAAAAATATTACTTAAATATGAACTTATATAAAGTGTTGGAAGAACGAGTACTACTCCGTGTAGTTGACTACAAGGGAAAGACAATTAACGACTCTATTTTTCAAAGCCCTGTGTTGATATATAAAAGTACAGACGGAGTATTTAAGTTTACTGATATAACCATTCATCAAACCTATTATCATGGGCTTCCCATGTATGCTGTTGATGGTTTAGTAGAGGCAAAGAAAGATAACCGACGGGGAGCCTACCGGGTTACTATATGTGAACATCGAAAACTAAGAGTAACGACTACCGCAGGTAAAATCATTGAAACCTCAGGGTTTTTAAAAGATATTAGTATGACTGGGATGGGACTGATATTAGATGACAAAAAAGAAGACATTAACACCATTGAACTATCTTTGGATGTAGCGAAAAATGATGAGGTTAAGGTGACCAGTGAAGTGGTTCATATTATAGAATTACCGAAGCATAAAGGCTATTTGTACGGGTGCAGATTTTATAATCCCAAGGAATCACTTGGCAGATATATTATAAAGAGGCAGGCCAGAAAGCAAACAAAATAA